The Jannaschia sp. GRR-S6-38 genomic interval TGCTGGGCAGCTTCGCCAGCGGGTTGGTGGTCTACTGGATCGCCAACAACACGATCACCTTCATCCAGCAATACACCATCATGCGCAGCCACGGCTCCAAGCCCGACCTGTTCGGCAACATCCGGTCCAGCTTCCAGAAGAAGCCCGCGACCGAGCCGGGCGTCGGCCCGAACAAGGGCCCGGTCAAGGCCGCCCCCGCGACGAAGACGCCGGGGAACAAGGGCGGCGCGCCGAAGGGCAAGGACAAGCCGTGACCGCGCGCCTCGCCTCGATCTGGCGGCATCCCGTCAAGGCGATCGGGCGCGAGGGGTTGCAGCGGACCCGGCTCCGGGCGGGGCGCGGGCTGCCCCATGACCGCCGCTGGGCGGTGACCCATGCCCGCGCGAAGCCGATCGACGGCTGGGCGCAGAAGGCCAATTTCCTGCGCGGCGTCTCCGGGCCGGAGCTGATGGCCGTCACCGCCGCGCTCGACCCCGAGGCCGGGCGCGTCACGCTGCGCCACCCGCGCTGCCCCGACCTGACCGTGGCCCCCGCAGCCGAGGCGCAGGCGCTCTGCGACTGGCTCGCGCCGCTCTGGCCGGGCGACCTGCCCCGCCCCGCGGCGGTGGTCGAATGCGCCACCGGCTTCACCGACATCCCCGAGTCCTGGGTCTCGATCCAGAACGCCGCCTCGCATCGCGCGGTCGCGCAGCGGCTGGGCGGCGAGCTGTCGATCCATCGCTGGCGCGGCAATCTCTGGGTCGAGGGCTGGCCGCTCTGGCACGAATTCGACCTGGTCGGCCGCCGCATCCGCATCGGGGATTCCGTGTTGGAGATCCGCGAGCCGATCACCCGCTGCAAGGCCACCATGGCCAATCCCGAGACCGGCCGCCGCGACGCCGACACGCTGGCCGCCCTGCGCAGTTGGGATCACCAGGATTTCGGCGTCTACGCCGCCGTGATCGAAGGCGGCGAGATCGCCCCGGGCGCCGAGGTCGCGGCGTGACCGCCCTGCCCTTCCCCGAGGCCCCGGAGCCCGACGCGGATGCCGAGGAGGCGGGCCGCCGGCTCTTCGCGGGCGGCGCCGAGTTCCTCAAGGGCGTCGTCGCCATGTCGGGCCTGCCCCCCCCGACCGCCCCGAGGTCTGCTTCGCCGGGCGCTCCAACGTGGGCAAGTCGACGCTGATCAACGCGCTGACTGGGCGCCGGGCGCTGGCCCGCGCCTCCAACACCCCCGGCCGCACGCAGGAGGTGAACTTCTTCACCCTGGGCGAGAGCCACTACCTCGTGGACCTGCCGGGCTACGGCTTCGCCAAGGCCCCGCTGGCCGAGGTCGCCAAGTGGCAGGCGCTGATGAAGCAGTATCTCTCGGGCCGCGCCAATCTGCGCCGCGCCTTCGTGCTGATCGACGCCCGCCACGGCGCCAAGGCGGTCGACGAGGAGGTGATGAGCCTGCTCGACGCCTCCGCCGTCACCTTCCAGGCGGTGCTGACCAAGGCCGACAAAGTGAAGGAGGCCGAACGCGCGGCCGCGCTCGACCGCACCCGCGCCGTGCTGGCCCGCCACCCGGCCGCCTTCCCCGAGCTGATCGTCACGTCCAGCGAGAAGGGCTGGGGCATTCCGACCCTGCGTGCCACCATCGCCGCGATGGACTGAGACCATGAAGAAACAGGACGCCATGACCCGCGACAACGCCGCCATCGCCCGCACCCTGAACGAGGCGCTGCCCTACCTGACGCGCTACGACGACGCGATCGTCGTCATCAAGCTGGGCGGCCACGCCATGGGCTCGGACGAGGGGATGGCCAGCTTCGCGCGCGACGTGGTGCTGATGCGCACCGTCGGGATCAACCCGGTGATCGTCCATGGCGGCGGCCCGATGATCAACCAGCTGCTCGAACGGCTGGGCGTCAAATCCGATTTCGTGCGCGGCAAGCGCGTCACCGATGCCGAGACGATGCGCGTGGTCGAGATGGTGCTGGCCGGCGAGGTCAACAAGCGCATCGTCCAGGCGATCAACACCGCCGGCGGCCGCGCCGTTGGGCTGACCGGCAAGGATGCCGACATGATCACCTGCGCGCAGGACGACCCCGAACTGGGCTTCGTCGGCACGCCCACCGAGGTCGATCCCCGCCTGCTCAACAGCCTCTTCCGCGACGAGATGATCCCCGTCATCGCGCCCATCGGCACGGGCGAGAACGACGAGACCTTCAACATCAACGGCGACACCGCGGCGGGCGCGATCGCGGCCGCGCTCCGGGCCGACCGGCTTCTGCTGCTGACCGACGTGGCGGGGGTCAAGGACGGCACGGGCGAGGTCGTGACCCAGCTGACGGCGGCGCAGGTCCGGGCGATGACGGCGGACGGCACGATCGCGGGCGGCATGATCCCCAAGACCGAGACCGCGCTCGCCGCGCTCGAAGGCGGGGTGCGCGCCGTGGTCATCCTCGACGGCCGCGTGCCCAACGCCGTGCTGCTCGAGCTCTTCACCTCGCACGGCGCGGGCAGCCTGATCCGGCTCGACGCCTGACGGCTGACAGGCGGCGGACGCGCGCGCGGCGGGGGCGACCGCCCCCCGGCCCCGCTCAGC includes:
- a CDS encoding MOSC domain-containing protein is translated as MTARLASIWRHPVKAIGREGLQRTRLRAGRGLPHDRRWAVTHARAKPIDGWAQKANFLRGVSGPELMAVTAALDPEAGRVTLRHPRCPDLTVAPAAEAQALCDWLAPLWPGDLPRPAAVVECATGFTDIPESWVSIQNAASHRAVAQRLGGELSIHRWRGNLWVEGWPLWHEFDLVGRRIRIGDSVLEIREPITRCKATMANPETGRRDADTLAALRSWDHQDFGVYAAVIEGGEIAPGAEVAA
- the argB gene encoding acetylglutamate kinase, whose translation is MKKQDAMTRDNAAIARTLNEALPYLTRYDDAIVVIKLGGHAMGSDEGMASFARDVVLMRTVGINPVIVHGGGPMINQLLERLGVKSDFVRGKRVTDAETMRVVEMVLAGEVNKRIVQAINTAGGRAVGLTGKDADMITCAQDDPELGFVGTPTEVDPRLLNSLFRDEMIPVIAPIGTGENDETFNINGDTAAGAIAAALRADRLLLLTDVAGVKDGTGEVVTQLTAAQVRAMTADGTIAGGMIPKTETALAALEGGVRAVVILDGRVPNAVLLELFTSHGAGSLIRLDA